In Stutzerimonas stutzeri, a genomic segment contains:
- a CDS encoding manganese catalase family protein, which yields MFVHNKRLQYTVRVAGPNPGLANLMLEQFGGPQGELAAAMRYFTQGVSEDDPGRKDMLMDIATEELSHLEVIGSIVGMLNKGAKGDLAEGVEKEADLYRSLTGGGNDSHITSLLYGGGPALTNSGGIPWTAAYIDTIGEPTADLRSNIAAEARAKIVYERLINVTDDPGIKDALKFLMTREIAHQKSFEKALHAIQPNFPQGKLPGEPQFANVYYNLSQGEGDLRGPWNQGPEWDFVESPEPAVDGGDGKSSVDLSKAQQKVVQQMAVRTQSDVSVDPMTGADLGSGAAVKKGKA from the coding sequence ATGTTCGTCCACAACAAAAGGCTTCAATACACCGTGCGAGTAGCAGGCCCTAATCCGGGGCTGGCTAACTTGATGCTTGAGCAGTTCGGCGGTCCGCAAGGCGAGCTTGCTGCCGCCATGCGCTATTTCACTCAGGGCGTGTCCGAGGATGATCCAGGCCGCAAGGACATGCTCATGGACATCGCGACCGAAGAGCTCAGTCACCTCGAGGTGATTGGCTCCATTGTCGGCATGCTCAACAAGGGCGCCAAAGGCGACCTGGCGGAGGGCGTCGAGAAGGAGGCGGATCTGTATCGCTCGCTGACGGGCGGCGGCAATGATTCGCACATCACCTCGTTGCTGTACGGCGGCGGGCCGGCTCTGACCAACTCCGGCGGGATCCCCTGGACAGCGGCCTATATCGACACCATCGGCGAACCGACGGCGGACCTGCGTTCCAACATCGCCGCTGAGGCCAGGGCCAAGATCGTCTACGAGCGCTTGATCAACGTGACCGATGACCCGGGGATCAAGGATGCGTTGAAATTCCTCATGACCCGCGAAATCGCTCACCAAAAGTCGTTCGAGAAGGCGCTACACGCCATTCAACCCAACTTCCCTCAGGGCAAGCTGCCGGGCGAGCCGCAATTTGCCAACGTCTACTACAACCTGTCGCAAGGCGAAGGCGATCTGCGCGGGCCCTGGAATCAGGGGCCTGAATGGGATTTCGTCGAGAGCCCGGAACCGGCCGTGGACGGTGGGGATGGCAAGTCTTCGGTCGATCTGAGCAAGGCTCAGCAGAAGGTGGTGCAACAAATGGCGGTGCGGACCCAGTCCGATGTCTCCGTCGACCCGATGACAGGAGCGGATCTCGGCTCGGGTGCAGCCGTCAAGAAAGGCAAAGCCTGA